Proteins from a single region of Undibacterium sp. KW1:
- a CDS encoding SgcJ/EcaC family oxidoreductase, with product MHIEGTEQASAAATSILNNIRLWQDATAAGDVDKLLDLMDEEVVFLVAGHPPMKGREQFAQNLRNILQTHHIASSSQIQEIVVQADLAYTWSYLRVEIIPKQAGPQMRRAGNVLSIWRLQADGKWRISRDANLLTLETQNES from the coding sequence ATGCACATTGAAGGAACCGAGCAAGCCAGCGCAGCAGCCACGAGCATACTGAACAATATCCGGCTATGGCAGGATGCCACCGCTGCCGGGGATGTGGATAAGTTGCTCGATTTGATGGATGAAGAAGTGGTCTTCCTGGTGGCAGGCCATCCGCCGATGAAGGGCCGCGAGCAATTTGCCCAGAACCTGCGCAATATCTTGCAGACACATCACATCGCTTCCAGCTCCCAGATACAGGAAATTGTCGTGCAGGCTGATCTTGCCTATACCTGGTCTTACCTGCGAGTCGAAATCATCCCGAAACAGGCTGGTCCACAGATGCGACGTGCCGGAAACGTGCTGAGTATCTGGCGCTTGCAGGCAGATGGCAAATGGCGTATCAGCCGTGATGCAAATTTGCTGACGCTGGAAACCCAGAATGAGTCTTAA
- the pbpC gene encoding penicillin-binding protein 1C, whose product MTLNLKKYTNFTSLRKVLLTHKKKCAAIIIVALTFIIADLCFPLPKPGRDSPYAMVVLARDGTPLRAFPDKDHIWRHAISLQEVSPYYVDALTQYEDRAFWWHPGVNPLALMRAAWQWLHNGKIVSGGSTITMQVARIIDPTPHTVRGKLKQIARALQLEAHYSKKEILTLYLNYAPMGGVLEGVEAASRAYLGKPASRLTHAEAALLTVLPQLPSVLRPDRYPQRAQVARDKVIRRMDGNWSKDIIADALTEPVIAQVVREPLLAPLLALRMKQQAKRTKSQQTVIQTTVDTAIQQTLETLLADRIRQLPPHVSMAAMVMDNATFEVLGYAGSADFSDRERFSDVDMVRAARSPGSALKPFLYAFALDEGLIHSESLLSDTPQSFSGYQPGNFQQNFSGPVSVSEALVKSLNVPAVEVLEQLGSSNFVSMLRRGGLKLEFPRGATPNLSVILGGAGAKLEDMVGAYSSLARKGMAAVPRMTPTAPRKEQRMMSEGAAFIVRDILETGGPVARAVEGNGSYRGIAWKTGTSFGFRDAWAVGVSKRYTIGVWVGRPDGTPNPGFFGANVAAPLLVDIFTAIPDGRNTSPDVPPATVSQEKICWPLGTRASEQVEILCPLQRTAWVLNGAAPPSFADRLKTASPIFTYFVDSQSGLRVAPECSKRPMDKLQAARWPSALEPWLDAGLRKVALPPAWAAECATIYNADESIKIVGLSDGEILHRASGKEVPKARLEIRGSQAEVSWMVNGHLVSSKLANQSQIIEFPEAGRYDITAFDAYGRYDRISVSVTK is encoded by the coding sequence ATGACGCTCAATCTCAAGAAGTACACCAACTTCACTTCCCTGCGTAAAGTGCTGCTCACTCATAAAAAGAAATGCGCAGCAATCATCATCGTCGCACTGACTTTCATCATCGCCGACCTCTGTTTCCCCCTGCCCAAACCCGGTCGCGATTCCCCCTACGCCATGGTAGTCCTGGCCCGCGACGGCACGCCTTTACGCGCCTTCCCTGACAAAGACCACATCTGGCGTCACGCCATCAGCCTGCAGGAAGTCTCGCCCTATTATGTCGATGCATTGACGCAGTATGAAGACCGGGCATTCTGGTGGCACCCTGGGGTCAACCCGCTGGCATTGATGCGGGCGGCGTGGCAGTGGCTGCACAATGGCAAGATCGTATCTGGTGGCTCCACCATCACCATGCAGGTGGCACGCATCATAGACCCCACCCCGCATACCGTGCGCGGCAAGCTCAAGCAGATAGCCCGTGCGCTGCAACTCGAAGCGCATTATTCAAAGAAAGAAATACTGACCCTGTACCTCAACTATGCCCCCATGGGTGGTGTGCTTGAAGGTGTGGAAGCCGCCAGTCGCGCCTATCTCGGCAAGCCTGCCAGTCGTTTGACACATGCCGAGGCAGCACTGCTGACGGTGCTACCGCAATTGCCCTCGGTCTTGCGGCCAGACCGTTATCCACAGCGTGCGCAAGTAGCGCGTGACAAGGTGATACGTCGCATGGATGGCAACTGGAGCAAGGACATCATTGCCGATGCGCTGACCGAACCTGTGATCGCCCAGGTCGTGCGTGAACCCTTGCTAGCACCCTTGCTGGCGCTGCGCATGAAGCAGCAAGCAAAGCGCACCAAGAGCCAGCAAACCGTGATCCAGACCACGGTTGATACGGCAATCCAGCAAACGCTGGAGACCCTGCTGGCCGACCGCATACGGCAACTGCCGCCACATGTGTCGATGGCTGCGATGGTGATGGACAATGCCACTTTTGAAGTGCTGGGTTATGCCGGTTCGGCAGACTTCAGTGACCGTGAGCGTTTCAGCGACGTTGATATGGTGCGGGCGGCGCGTTCGCCAGGTTCAGCCCTGAAACCCTTCCTGTATGCATTTGCACTCGATGAAGGTTTGATCCATTCAGAGTCTTTATTGTCCGATACACCGCAATCTTTTTCTGGCTACCAGCCTGGCAATTTCCAGCAAAATTTCAGCGGCCCGGTCAGTGTGTCTGAAGCACTCGTAAAATCCCTGAATGTGCCCGCGGTTGAAGTGCTGGAACAACTGGGTTCGTCCAACTTTGTCTCCATGCTCAGACGCGGTGGTTTGAAGCTGGAATTCCCACGTGGCGCGACACCCAACCTCAGCGTCATCCTCGGTGGCGCAGGCGCCAAGCTCGAAGACATGGTCGGTGCCTATTCTTCCCTCGCACGCAAGGGCATGGCCGCCGTACCGCGTATGACGCCAACAGCGCCGCGTAAGGAACAAAGGATGATGAGTGAAGGTGCCGCCTTCATCGTGCGCGACATACTGGAAACCGGCGGGCCGGTGGCGCGTGCCGTTGAAGGCAACGGCAGCTACCGTGGCATCGCCTGGAAGACCGGCACCAGCTTTGGTTTCCGCGATGCCTGGGCAGTCGGCGTCAGCAAGCGCTATACCATAGGCGTCTGGGTAGGACGGCCAGATGGTACACCCAATCCCGGCTTCTTTGGCGCGAACGTGGCAGCGCCTTTGCTGGTGGATATTTTCACCGCCATACCCGATGGCCGCAACACCAGCCCGGATGTGCCGCCAGCCACGGTAAGCCAGGAAAAAATCTGCTGGCCGTTGGGTACACGCGCCAGCGAGCAAGTAGAAATACTTTGTCCGCTACAACGCACTGCCTGGGTTTTGAACGGCGCAGCCCCCCCAAGCTTTGCCGACCGTCTGAAAACCGCCTCGCCGATTTTCACTTACTTTGTCGATAGCCAGAGCGGCTTGCGGGTAGCCCCAGAATGCAGCAAACGCCCCATGGATAAATTGCAGGCGGCACGCTGGCCATCCGCCCTCGAACCCTGGCTGGATGCAGGCCTGCGCAAGGTCGCCCTGCCACCAGCCTGGGCGGCAGAATGTGCAACTATCTACAATGCCGATGAAAGCATCAAGATAGTCGGCCTCAGCGATGGCGAAATCCTACACAGAGCCAGTGGTAAGGAAGTACCCAAAGCCAGGCTGGAAATCCGTGGCTCGCAGGCAGAAGTCAGCTGGATGGTGAATGGCCATCTTGTATCGAGCAAGCTGGCGAACCAGTCGCAGATCATAGAATTCCCTGAAGCGGGGCGCTACGATATTACTGCCTTTGATGCCTATGGGCGCTATGACAGAATAAGCGTGAGCGTAACAAAGTAA
- a CDS encoding alpha-2-macroglobulin → MQSKSFKMAMLFALFIAIIGGAYWYKNKSPGSPDAVGALEIKDDPNAPLTLVDAADRGLDGAPALALTFSIPLDSSKTYEKYLQVFEMPPSAADLKKAETNNNDEDNGYDDDGQSKKGKVSTVSTKAEDTDSKGGKPVTGAWVVGENPRLLYFPHIKPQTRYVVQVQTGLPARNGKTLGSEARYSIVSAPVSPSYYFASNGMVLPAKQNGGLPVVTVNVPEVDVQFLRVKNDQLPRFLDSVINGKPKKADAAKTDSEEGEAGEDYNYDYRRSSLKGAVQVYQLDELRKMSESVYLGRFMTEQKANKRSVTYISVEDIKELKDPGVYVAVMSQPGRFRYEYQTTYFYVSDLGLHTRLYDKSADAFVSSLTDGKAVAGVEVSWMDEAGKVLAKADTDGDGHVVFAEQPKTAKVLMARKGEQISVLALKEPALDLSEYDITGSPYKATRLFAYSGRNLYRPGEQFDVSVLARDADGRAVPAKAIQARLKRPDGKDQFTATWRPDQRFGGYLVKRLELPADAPTGFWTLELRADPADKVPGTVFRFGVEEFLPERMKLDLSSKLATLAADSDYSVDVVGSYLYGAPAAGNRLLGVAQFERNKNPLAKQYPGFEFGDVTENEAKTRTELEESKLDDEGKASVDVDLSPIAKRRSPFTVRTTLSLLESGGRPVVRSMERVVWPAPVLVGLRPMFTGEYAPEGSPVEFEVIRSDKDGKLQASPTLPVRLFREDRNYYWRFEDQRGWQSGFTETDELVETSAVAVPANGRGKLRLPVRYGRYRLEVLDPDTKMQAVYRFYVGWSARTDESQGVRPDKVAMKLDKPVYKDGDTARLTFTPPHKGEALITVEGDKTLWIKRMAVGADATTIDIPLNKDWKRHDLYVSAVVLRPGNEGDKVTPARALGVAHIPLDRADRKFAVTMEAPVKVLPDSTVKVKIKVPEAKGQKTMVTLSAVDVGILNITKFVSPDPHAFFFAKLRYGPDQHDIYGRLIEKMQGQKGKLKFGGDNTPKATKSLPKKVKLIDIFSGPVQLNEQGEAEIPLAIPDFNGTLRLMAVVAGSERFGAKDAEMTVAAPLIAELATPRFLSFGDTAIVALDLHNLSGAGQNLKVSINGGEALKLTEAERSLSLKDQQKQTLRFPIEAKPVPGLHTITVNISGSGIKMERSFALTVQAPTPQTQITKRFTVKAGESLDIKEADLAGLHKASLLAHMVVSNKAPIDIRAAIQGLLTYPYGCAEQTTSTAYPHVFIDEEGAKRFGLKPYTREQRVEMLDKAIARLATMQAPNGGFSLWGNVSEYEYWLSAYVTGFLVDAREQGFGVPDAMYNKALDFLLRGLQDGVARMPASPKPIAATTTGTSNLWEENRVRDNSHFGVLAAGAYVLSRQNKAPLATLRQMHDARGNAQSGLALIQLGIALKQMGDKARSDVALTEGVKKGRDNGYWWYDYGSNLRDAALSYALLDRHQIKLDGRDNLIGVIANEMEKHRYYSTQEKLALFLVGRTYSTGETTPWTGTLAIAGKTDELSAKATLFRELQASELSSGVKLSNNSKDNLYVELSMNGNPVKLPPAKSDVIELSRKMYAPDGTEIGNRALKVGETIIMRITARSRNAMGTGMIVDRIPAGLEIENTNIVQGEQMGVVTIDKLNPAEAMQDPHIKHVEFRDDRFVAAVRMDWNVLNLFYRVRVVTPGKFVIPPLYAEDMYRPDLYGQTGGTDVLTVVESGK, encoded by the coding sequence ATGCAAAGCAAATCGTTCAAAATGGCGATGTTGTTCGCCTTATTCATTGCCATCATAGGCGGCGCATACTGGTACAAGAACAAAAGCCCGGGCTCACCTGATGCTGTTGGCGCACTGGAAATCAAGGATGATCCGAATGCGCCGCTGACCCTGGTCGATGCGGCAGACCGTGGCCTTGATGGTGCGCCAGCACTGGCGCTGACTTTCAGTATTCCTCTCGACAGCAGCAAGACTTATGAAAAGTATTTGCAGGTATTCGAGATGCCGCCCTCGGCTGCTGATCTGAAAAAAGCCGAAACCAATAACAACGATGAAGATAATGGCTATGACGATGATGGCCAGTCCAAAAAAGGCAAGGTCAGCACAGTCAGCACCAAAGCAGAAGACACTGATAGCAAGGGCGGCAAGCCGGTAACCGGTGCCTGGGTGGTTGGTGAAAACCCGCGCCTTTTGTACTTCCCGCATATTAAGCCACAGACCCGCTATGTCGTCCAGGTGCAGACCGGCCTGCCTGCTCGCAATGGCAAGACACTAGGCAGTGAAGCACGCTATTCGATCGTCTCGGCGCCAGTTTCTCCTTCGTATTATTTCGCCAGTAATGGCATGGTCTTGCCTGCTAAACAGAATGGCGGTTTGCCTGTTGTTACTGTGAACGTGCCGGAAGTCGATGTGCAATTCCTGCGTGTCAAAAATGACCAGTTGCCACGCTTCCTTGACAGCGTCATCAATGGCAAACCGAAAAAAGCCGATGCCGCAAAAACCGATAGTGAGGAAGGCGAAGCTGGCGAGGACTACAACTATGACTACAGGCGCAGCAGTCTGAAAGGCGCTGTCCAGGTTTACCAGCTCGATGAATTGCGCAAGATGTCAGAGAGCGTGTATCTGGGCCGCTTCATGACCGAGCAAAAAGCCAACAAGCGCAGTGTCACTTATATCTCGGTAGAAGATATCAAAGAACTCAAGGACCCCGGCGTGTATGTCGCCGTCATGAGCCAGCCTGGCCGTTTCCGCTATGAATACCAGACCACGTATTTCTATGTGTCCGACCTGGGCCTGCATACGCGTTTGTATGACAAATCAGCTGATGCCTTTGTCAGTTCTCTGACTGATGGCAAGGCCGTCGCTGGTGTTGAAGTATCCTGGATGGATGAAGCGGGCAAAGTACTGGCCAAGGCCGATACCGATGGTGATGGTCATGTGGTTTTTGCCGAACAGCCAAAAACTGCCAAGGTCTTGATGGCACGCAAGGGGGAGCAGATTTCAGTACTGGCGCTGAAGGAACCTGCGCTCGATTTGTCAGAGTACGATATCACTGGCTCGCCTTACAAGGCAACGCGCCTGTTTGCCTATTCCGGGCGCAATCTGTATCGCCCAGGCGAGCAATTCGATGTGTCTGTGCTGGCACGTGATGCCGATGGCCGCGCCGTGCCTGCCAAGGCCATACAGGCCAGACTGAAACGCCCGGATGGCAAAGACCAGTTCACCGCGACTTGGCGGCCAGACCAGCGCTTTGGTGGTTACCTCGTCAAGCGCCTGGAATTACCAGCTGATGCTCCTACCGGTTTCTGGACCCTGGAATTGCGCGCTGACCCGGCTGACAAGGTGCCGGGCACGGTGTTCCGCTTCGGTGTCGAAGAATTCCTGCCAGAACGCATGAAGCTCGATCTGTCCAGCAAGCTGGCGACGCTGGCGGCTGACAGTGACTACAGTGTTGATGTGGTCGGCAGCTACCTGTACGGCGCACCGGCAGCTGGTAACCGCTTGTTGGGCGTGGCACAGTTTGAACGCAATAAGAATCCGCTGGCCAAGCAATACCCCGGTTTTGAATTTGGCGATGTCACTGAAAACGAAGCCAAGACCCGTACGGAACTGGAAGAAAGCAAGCTTGATGATGAAGGCAAGGCATCCGTCGATGTTGATCTCTCACCCATCGCCAAACGTCGCTCCCCCTTCACAGTACGCACTACCCTGAGCCTGCTGGAAAGTGGTGGCCGCCCAGTCGTGCGCAGCATGGAACGCGTAGTCTGGCCAGCCCCCGTGCTGGTGGGCCTGCGCCCCATGTTCACTGGTGAATATGCGCCTGAAGGCAGCCCTGTGGAATTTGAAGTTATACGCTCGGACAAGGATGGCAAATTGCAGGCATCACCGACTTTGCCAGTACGTCTGTTCCGTGAAGACCGCAATTACTACTGGCGCTTTGAAGACCAGCGCGGCTGGCAGTCTGGCTTTACTGAAACCGATGAACTGGTAGAAACCAGTGCTGTTGCCGTGCCCGCCAATGGTCGTGGCAAATTGCGCCTGCCGGTGCGCTATGGACGTTATCGCCTCGAAGTGCTGGACCCGGATACCAAGATGCAGGCCGTGTACCGCTTCTATGTGGGCTGGAGCGCCCGCACAGATGAAAGCCAGGGCGTGCGCCCTGACAAAGTCGCTATGAAGCTCGATAAGCCTGTCTATAAAGATGGAGACACCGCCCGTCTGACATTCACCCCGCCACACAAAGGCGAAGCCCTGATCACGGTAGAAGGCGACAAGACCCTGTGGATAAAACGCATGGCTGTCGGTGCCGATGCTACGACTATCGATATCCCGCTCAACAAGGACTGGAAACGCCACGACCTGTATGTCTCTGCCGTGGTTCTGCGCCCTGGCAATGAAGGTGACAAGGTGACACCGGCGCGTGCACTGGGTGTCGCGCACATCCCGCTGGACAGGGCAGACCGCAAATTTGCCGTGACCATGGAAGCACCAGTCAAAGTGCTGCCTGACAGCACCGTCAAGGTAAAAATCAAGGTGCCAGAAGCCAAGGGCCAAAAAACCATGGTGACCTTGTCAGCAGTGGATGTGGGCATTTTGAATATCACCAAGTTTGTCTCTCCTGATCCACATGCATTCTTCTTTGCCAAATTGCGTTATGGCCCGGACCAGCATGATATCTATGGCCGTCTCATAGAAAAAATGCAGGGTCAGAAAGGCAAGCTGAAATTTGGTGGTGATAACACACCCAAAGCCACAAAGAGCTTGCCGAAGAAGGTCAAACTCATCGACATCTTCAGCGGCCCTGTACAACTCAATGAGCAGGGTGAGGCCGAGATACCATTGGCCATCCCCGACTTTAACGGCACTTTGCGCCTGATGGCTGTGGTGGCTGGTAGTGAGCGCTTTGGTGCCAAGGATGCCGAGATGACAGTTGCAGCGCCGCTGATAGCGGAGTTGGCGACGCCACGCTTCCTGTCTTTTGGTGACACCGCCATCGTCGCGCTGGATTTGCATAATCTGTCGGGTGCAGGACAAAACCTGAAAGTCAGCATCAATGGTGGCGAAGCCTTGAAACTGACAGAAGCTGAACGCAGTCTCAGCCTCAAAGACCAGCAAAAACAAACTTTGCGCTTCCCTATCGAAGCCAAGCCTGTGCCAGGTCTACATACCATTACTGTCAACATCAGCGGCTCTGGTATCAAGATGGAGCGCAGCTTTGCCCTGACCGTGCAGGCGCCAACGCCACAGACCCAGATCACCAAACGCTTTACCGTAAAAGCCGGTGAATCGCTGGATATCAAGGAAGCTGATCTGGCAGGCTTGCACAAGGCATCGCTGCTGGCGCACATGGTGGTATCGAACAAGGCACCGATCGATATCCGCGCTGCCATCCAGGGTTTGCTAACTTACCCCTACGGCTGTGCCGAGCAAACCACCAGTACTGCTTACCCGCATGTATTCATCGATGAAGAAGGCGCCAAACGCTTTGGGCTCAAGCCTTATACACGCGAGCAAAGAGTGGAAATGCTGGACAAAGCCATCGCCCGCCTGGCCACCATGCAGGCACCCAATGGCGGCTTCAGCCTGTGGGGCAATGTGTCGGAGTACGAATACTGGCTGTCTGCCTATGTCACCGGCTTTTTGGTGGATGCACGAGAACAGGGTTTTGGTGTGCCAGATGCGATGTATAACAAGGCACTGGATTTCCTCCTGCGCGGTTTGCAGGACGGGGTAGCACGCATGCCTGCGAGTCCAAAACCGATAGCCGCCACCACGACTGGCACCAGTAACCTGTGGGAAGAAAACCGTGTGCGTGACAATAGCCACTTCGGTGTACTTGCAGCAGGTGCCTATGTACTGTCACGCCAGAACAAGGCGCCGCTGGCCACACTGCGCCAGATGCATGATGCCCGTGGCAATGCACAATCTGGCCTGGCCCTGATACAACTGGGCATCGCCTTGAAGCAAATGGGTGACAAGGCGCGCAGCGATGTCGCGCTGACCGAAGGTGTCAAGAAAGGCCGTGACAATGGTTACTGGTGGTATGACTATGGCAGTAACCTGCGTGACGCTGCCCTGTCTTACGCCTTGCTGGATCGCCATCAGATCAAGCTCGATGGTCGCGATAACCTGATCGGTGTCATCGCCAATGAAATGGAAAAACATCGCTACTACAGCACACAGGAAAAACTCGCCCTGTTCCTGGTAGGCCGTACTTACAGCACGGGTGAAACAACACCATGGACAGGCACTTTGGCGATTGCTGGCAAGACCGATGAATTGTCAGCCAAGGCCACGCTGTTCCGTGAATTGCAGGCCAGTGAATTGTCATCCGGTGTCAAACTGAGCAATAACAGCAAGGACAATCTGTATGTGGAATTGTCGATGAACGGCAACCCGGTCAAACTGCCACCTGCGAAAAGCGACGTCATAGAACTGAGCCGCAAGATGTATGCACCAGATGGCACTGAAATTGGCAACCGAGCCTTGAAAGTAGGCGAAACCATCATCATGCGAATCACAGCCCGCAGCCGCAACGCCATGGGCACAGGCATGATCGTCGACCGTATCCCGGCTGGCCTGGAAATAGAGAACACCAATATCGTCCAGGGTGAACAGATGGGTGTGGTCACGATAGATAAACTGAACCCTGCCGAAGCCATGCAAGACCCACATATCAAGCATGTCGAGTTCCGCGATGACAGGTTTGTAGCAGCTGTGCGCATGGACTGGAATGTGCTGAACCTGTTCTACCGCGTGCGGGTAGTGACCCCAGGTAAATTCGTCATACCGCCGCTGTATGCAGAAGATATGTACAGGCCAGATTTGTATGGGCAAACGGGGGGGACGGATGTGTTGACTGTGGTGGAGAGTGGGAAGTAG
- a CDS encoding riboflavin synthase subunit alpha: MFTGIVQGIARIAALNDKTGLRTYQLEFPGGFCKDLEIGASVAVDGVCLTVTALHGDNAAEFDVMQQSLAITTLGEYAQDGRVNVERAAKDGAEIGGHPLSGHIDFKAHIAQIRELENNYVIRIAVPPEWLRYIFAKGYIAINGASLTIAEVNRQEGWFEVWLIPETLRMTVFAEKKTGASLNIEIERTTQVVVDTVRNMLAETLGPLMPALESLLAQQGKDLGQILQSQVPPPK; encoded by the coding sequence ATGTTCACAGGCATAGTACAGGGCATAGCCCGCATAGCAGCACTGAATGACAAGACCGGTTTGCGCACTTATCAGCTGGAATTCCCTGGCGGTTTTTGCAAAGACCTGGAAATCGGTGCCAGCGTCGCCGTCGATGGCGTTTGCCTGACCGTGACCGCCCTGCATGGCGACAATGCCGCAGAATTTGATGTCATGCAGCAAAGCCTGGCGATTACCACGCTGGGTGAATATGCACAGGATGGCCGCGTCAATGTAGAACGCGCCGCCAAGGATGGTGCCGAGATCGGTGGCCACCCCTTGTCTGGTCATATCGACTTCAAAGCCCATATCGCACAGATACGCGAGCTGGAAAACAATTACGTGATACGCATCGCCGTTCCACCAGAATGGCTGCGCTATATCTTCGCCAAAGGCTATATCGCCATCAATGGTGCCAGCCTGACGATAGCCGAGGTCAACCGCCAGGAAGGCTGGTTTGAAGTATGGCTGATCCCGGAAACCCTGCGCATGACCGTCTTTGCTGAGAAAAAAACCGGTGCCAGCCTGAACATAGAAATTGAACGAACCACCCAAGTCGTGGTCGATACAGTACGCAACATGCTGGCAGAAACCCTGGGGCCACTGATGCCAGCGCTGGAAAGCCTGCTGGCACAGCAAGGCAAGGACCTCGGACAAATCCTGCAAAGCCAGGTGCCACCGCCCAAATAA
- a CDS encoding protein tyrosine phosphatase family protein — translation MSTSLSTYLCTAFLGLSTALCTSLSTHAYAQNTQNAQNIDAPNVVPITAQLTTSGQPTAKALESLSAQGYEAVIYLAPPHVSDAVREENIIVGRQNMLFVNIPIVFNKPAVSDYETFAAILQGLGNKKVLVHCQVNMRASTMVFLYRVVVGKEDPSIAYESVSKVWTPSGPWKQLMLDVLQKHKISFEPY, via the coding sequence ATGTCCACAAGCTTATCTACATACTTATGCACCGCTTTTCTGGGCTTGTCCACAGCCTTATGTACAAGCTTATCCACACATGCCTATGCACAAAACACACAAAACGCTCAAAACATAGATGCCCCGAATGTTGTCCCGATCACCGCACAACTGACCACCTCAGGCCAGCCCACTGCCAAAGCGCTGGAAAGCTTGTCTGCGCAAGGCTATGAAGCTGTCATCTACCTGGCCCCGCCGCATGTCTCTGATGCCGTGCGTGAAGAAAACATCATCGTCGGTCGCCAGAACATGTTGTTTGTGAATATCCCCATCGTTTTCAACAAGCCAGCCGTCAGCGACTACGAAACCTTTGCCGCCATACTGCAGGGCCTGGGAAATAAAAAGGTGCTGGTGCACTGCCAGGTGAACATGCGTGCATCCACCATGGTCTTTCTGTACCGCGTGGTGGTCGGCAAGGAAGACCCGTCCATTGCCTATGAATCAGTCAGCAAGGTCTGGACACCGAGCGGGCCATGGAAGCAACTGATGCTTGATGTTCTGCAAAAGCACAAGATCAGTTTTGAGCCGTATTGA